In one Nicotiana tomentosiformis chromosome 6, ASM39032v3, whole genome shotgun sequence genomic region, the following are encoded:
- the LOC104096061 gene encoding zinc finger CCCH domain-containing protein 67-like isoform X3 has translation MEAIESQQHIQNLNDSTLEKQGLGLDPQPSFSPDPNVQNPPQNLPDAVESDDDDEIALQFICEELQGLVLNQAYIEERSQGENHEENGREKSENECGDNYYGGGDYTWSENGNENENDVENENSDVAGSKQWGFNGNRRGLNHPLRPDAADCAYYMKTGTCKYGLNCKFNHPSQRRNQWAMEKGKQKDDSEERAGQIECKYYLTEGGCKYGNACKYYHSRRKGAISPVLNINFLGLPIRPGEKDCPYYMRTGSCKYGSNCRFHHPDPSTVAGGDPSSGYNGGSAPVKSAPYPTGSSWSSPRALNGTASFVPVVYPASQGIPLSPQWNGYLAPVYPTSGKSLPTPPAFTMKDPAIKTNFYTRAQQPWLVEEYPERPSQPDCSYFIKTGDCKFHHPKNQTSKTNMSVLNDKGLPLRPDQAVCSFYSRYGICKFGPACKFDHPEHYDNSASSIGSVFDQRNSATSYGSSWRGKETEVAL, from the exons ATGGAAGCCATTGAATCACAACAACACATTCAAAACCTAAATGACTCTACACTTGAGAAACAAGGCCTAGGGCTTGATCCTCAACCTTCGTTTTCACCGGATCCCAATGTTCAAAACCCTCCTCAGAATTTACCAGACGCTGTGGAAAGCGACGATGACGATGAGATAGCGTTGCAATTCATCTGCGAAGAGCTTCAGGGTCTAGTCTTGAACCAGGCTTATATTGAAGAGAGATCACAAGGAGAAAATCATGAAGAGAATGGAAGAGAAAAATCTGAAAATGAGTGCGGAGATAATTATTATGGAGGTGGTGACTATACTTGGAGTGAAAATGGAAACGAAAATGAGAACGACGTGGAAAATGAGAACAGTGATGTGGCGGGTTCGAAGCAATGGGGATTTAATGGGAATAGGAGGGGGTTGAATCACCCGTTGAGACCCGATGCTGCAGATTGTGCTTATTATATGAAAACAGGGACGTGTAAATACGGATTGAATTGCAAGTTTAATCACCCTTCCCAAAGACGAAATCAG TGGGCGATGGAGAAGGGCAAGCAAAAGGACGACAGCGAGGAAAGAGCAGGGCAGATTGAATGCAAG TATTACCTGACAGAAGGTGGGTGCAAGTATGGAAATGCCTGTAAATATTATCATAGCAGGAGAAAGGGTGCGATCTCACCTGTTCTGAATATTAACTTTCTTGGCCTTCCAATTCGACCG GGAGAAAAGGATTGCCCCTACTATATGCGCACTGGCTCCTGCAAGTATGGATCCAATTGCAGGTTTCATCATCCTGATCCATCTACAGTGGCTGGAGGTGATCCTTCTTCTGGATACAACGGCGGATCTGCTCCAGTAAAAAGTGCCCCCTACCCGACAGGGTCTTCCTGGTCTTCGCCAAGAGCATTGAATGGGACAGCTTCTTTTGTACCAGTGGTATATCCAGCAAGTCAAGGCATTCCTCTAAGTCCACAATGGAATGGATATCTG GCCCCAGTCTATCCAACCTCAGGGAAGAGTCTACCTACACCTCCAGCATTTACAATGAAGGATCCAGCAATTAAGACAAACTTCTATACCCGAGCTCAACAGCCATGGCTTGTTGAAGAATACCCTGAACGGCCAAGTCAACCTGATTGCAGTTACTTTATTAAAACAGGAGACTGCAAATTTCACCATCCAAAGAATCAAACATCTAAGACAAACATGAGTGTTCTCAATGACAAGGGCCTGCCACTAAGACCA GATCAAGCTGTCTGTTCATTCTACAGCCGTTATGGGATTTGCAAGTTTGGACCTGCTTGTAAGTTTGACCATCCAGAACATTATGACAACTCAGCTTCCTCTATTGGGTCTGTCTTTGATCAGCGCAACTCTGCTACCTCATATGGCTCTAGTTGGCGAGGAAAGGAAACAGAAGTGGCTCTCTAA
- the LOC104096061 gene encoding zinc finger CCCH domain-containing protein 67-like isoform X4: protein MEAIESQQHIQNLNDSTLEKQGLGLDPQPSFSPDPNVQNPPQNLPDAVESDDDDEIALQFICEELQGLVLNQAYIEERSQGENHEENGREKSENECGDNYYGGGDYTWSENGNENENDVENENSDVAGSKQWGFNGNRRGLNHPLRPDAADCAYYMKTGTCKYGLNCKFNHPSQRRNQYYLTEGGCKYGNACKYYHSRRKGAISPVLNINFLGLPIRPGEKDCPYYMRTGSCKYGSNCRFHHPDPSTVAGGDPSSGYNGGSAPVKSAPYPTGSSWSSPRALNGTASFVPVVYPASQGIPLSPQWNGYLAPVYPTSGKSLPTPPAFTMKDPAIKTNFYTRAQQPWLVEEYPERPSQPDCSYFIKTGDCKFHHPKNQTSKTNMSVLNDKGLPLRPDQAVCSFYSRYGICKFGPACKFDHPEHYDNSASSIGSVFDQRNSATSYGSSWRGKETEVAL, encoded by the exons ATGGAAGCCATTGAATCACAACAACACATTCAAAACCTAAATGACTCTACACTTGAGAAACAAGGCCTAGGGCTTGATCCTCAACCTTCGTTTTCACCGGATCCCAATGTTCAAAACCCTCCTCAGAATTTACCAGACGCTGTGGAAAGCGACGATGACGATGAGATAGCGTTGCAATTCATCTGCGAAGAGCTTCAGGGTCTAGTCTTGAACCAGGCTTATATTGAAGAGAGATCACAAGGAGAAAATCATGAAGAGAATGGAAGAGAAAAATCTGAAAATGAGTGCGGAGATAATTATTATGGAGGTGGTGACTATACTTGGAGTGAAAATGGAAACGAAAATGAGAACGACGTGGAAAATGAGAACAGTGATGTGGCGGGTTCGAAGCAATGGGGATTTAATGGGAATAGGAGGGGGTTGAATCACCCGTTGAGACCCGATGCTGCAGATTGTGCTTATTATATGAAAACAGGGACGTGTAAATACGGATTGAATTGCAAGTTTAATCACCCTTCCCAAAGACGAAATCAG TATTACCTGACAGAAGGTGGGTGCAAGTATGGAAATGCCTGTAAATATTATCATAGCAGGAGAAAGGGTGCGATCTCACCTGTTCTGAATATTAACTTTCTTGGCCTTCCAATTCGACCG GGAGAAAAGGATTGCCCCTACTATATGCGCACTGGCTCCTGCAAGTATGGATCCAATTGCAGGTTTCATCATCCTGATCCATCTACAGTGGCTGGAGGTGATCCTTCTTCTGGATACAACGGCGGATCTGCTCCAGTAAAAAGTGCCCCCTACCCGACAGGGTCTTCCTGGTCTTCGCCAAGAGCATTGAATGGGACAGCTTCTTTTGTACCAGTGGTATATCCAGCAAGTCAAGGCATTCCTCTAAGTCCACAATGGAATGGATATCTG GCCCCAGTCTATCCAACCTCAGGGAAGAGTCTACCTACACCTCCAGCATTTACAATGAAGGATCCAGCAATTAAGACAAACTTCTATACCCGAGCTCAACAGCCATGGCTTGTTGAAGAATACCCTGAACGGCCAAGTCAACCTGATTGCAGTTACTTTATTAAAACAGGAGACTGCAAATTTCACCATCCAAAGAATCAAACATCTAAGACAAACATGAGTGTTCTCAATGACAAGGGCCTGCCACTAAGACCA GATCAAGCTGTCTGTTCATTCTACAGCCGTTATGGGATTTGCAAGTTTGGACCTGCTTGTAAGTTTGACCATCCAGAACATTATGACAACTCAGCTTCCTCTATTGGGTCTGTCTTTGATCAGCGCAACTCTGCTACCTCATATGGCTCTAGTTGGCGAGGAAAGGAAACAGAAGTGGCTCTCTAA
- the LOC104096061 gene encoding zinc finger CCCH domain-containing protein 67-like isoform X1 has protein sequence MEAIESQQHIQNLNDSTLEKQGLGLDPQPSFSPDPNVQNPPQNLPDAVESDDDDEIALQFICEELQGLVLNQAYIEERSQGENHEENGREKSENECGDNYYGGGDYTWSENGNENENDVENENSDVAGSKQWGFNGNRRGLNHPLRPDAADCAYYMKTGTCKYGLNCKFNHPSQRRNQQQWAMEKGKQKDDSEERAGQIECKYYLTEGGCKYGNACKYYHSRRKGAISPVLNINFLGLPIRPGEKDCPYYMRTGSCKYGSNCRFHHPDPSTVAGGDPSSGYNGGSAPVKSAPYPTGSSWSSPRALNGTASFVPVVYPASQGIPLSPQWNGYLAPVYPTSGKSLPTPPAFTMKDPAIKTNFYTRAQQPWLVEEYPERPSQPDCSYFIKTGDCKFHHPKNQTSKTNMSVLNDKGLPLRPDQAVCSFYSRYGICKFGPACKFDHPEHYDNSASSIGSVFDQRNSATSYGSSWRGKETEVAL, from the exons ATGGAAGCCATTGAATCACAACAACACATTCAAAACCTAAATGACTCTACACTTGAGAAACAAGGCCTAGGGCTTGATCCTCAACCTTCGTTTTCACCGGATCCCAATGTTCAAAACCCTCCTCAGAATTTACCAGACGCTGTGGAAAGCGACGATGACGATGAGATAGCGTTGCAATTCATCTGCGAAGAGCTTCAGGGTCTAGTCTTGAACCAGGCTTATATTGAAGAGAGATCACAAGGAGAAAATCATGAAGAGAATGGAAGAGAAAAATCTGAAAATGAGTGCGGAGATAATTATTATGGAGGTGGTGACTATACTTGGAGTGAAAATGGAAACGAAAATGAGAACGACGTGGAAAATGAGAACAGTGATGTGGCGGGTTCGAAGCAATGGGGATTTAATGGGAATAGGAGGGGGTTGAATCACCCGTTGAGACCCGATGCTGCAGATTGTGCTTATTATATGAAAACAGGGACGTGTAAATACGGATTGAATTGCAAGTTTAATCACCCTTCCCAAAGACGAAATCAG CAGCAGTGGGCGATGGAGAAGGGCAAGCAAAAGGACGACAGCGAGGAAAGAGCAGGGCAGATTGAATGCAAG TATTACCTGACAGAAGGTGGGTGCAAGTATGGAAATGCCTGTAAATATTATCATAGCAGGAGAAAGGGTGCGATCTCACCTGTTCTGAATATTAACTTTCTTGGCCTTCCAATTCGACCG GGAGAAAAGGATTGCCCCTACTATATGCGCACTGGCTCCTGCAAGTATGGATCCAATTGCAGGTTTCATCATCCTGATCCATCTACAGTGGCTGGAGGTGATCCTTCTTCTGGATACAACGGCGGATCTGCTCCAGTAAAAAGTGCCCCCTACCCGACAGGGTCTTCCTGGTCTTCGCCAAGAGCATTGAATGGGACAGCTTCTTTTGTACCAGTGGTATATCCAGCAAGTCAAGGCATTCCTCTAAGTCCACAATGGAATGGATATCTG GCCCCAGTCTATCCAACCTCAGGGAAGAGTCTACCTACACCTCCAGCATTTACAATGAAGGATCCAGCAATTAAGACAAACTTCTATACCCGAGCTCAACAGCCATGGCTTGTTGAAGAATACCCTGAACGGCCAAGTCAACCTGATTGCAGTTACTTTATTAAAACAGGAGACTGCAAATTTCACCATCCAAAGAATCAAACATCTAAGACAAACATGAGTGTTCTCAATGACAAGGGCCTGCCACTAAGACCA GATCAAGCTGTCTGTTCATTCTACAGCCGTTATGGGATTTGCAAGTTTGGACCTGCTTGTAAGTTTGACCATCCAGAACATTATGACAACTCAGCTTCCTCTATTGGGTCTGTCTTTGATCAGCGCAACTCTGCTACCTCATATGGCTCTAGTTGGCGAGGAAAGGAAACAGAAGTGGCTCTCTAA
- the LOC104096061 gene encoding zinc finger CCCH domain-containing protein 67-like isoform X2, translated as MEAIESQQHIQNLNDSTLEKQGLGLDPQPSFSPDPNVQNPPQNLPDAVESDDDDEIALQFICEELQGLVLNQAYIEERSQGENHEENGREKSENECGDNYYGGGDYTWSENGNENENDVENENSDVAGSKQWGFNGNRRGLNHPLRPDAADCAYYMKTGTCKYGLNCKFNHPSQRRNQQWAMEKGKQKDDSEERAGQIECKYYLTEGGCKYGNACKYYHSRRKGAISPVLNINFLGLPIRPGEKDCPYYMRTGSCKYGSNCRFHHPDPSTVAGGDPSSGYNGGSAPVKSAPYPTGSSWSSPRALNGTASFVPVVYPASQGIPLSPQWNGYLAPVYPTSGKSLPTPPAFTMKDPAIKTNFYTRAQQPWLVEEYPERPSQPDCSYFIKTGDCKFHHPKNQTSKTNMSVLNDKGLPLRPDQAVCSFYSRYGICKFGPACKFDHPEHYDNSASSIGSVFDQRNSATSYGSSWRGKETEVAL; from the exons ATGGAAGCCATTGAATCACAACAACACATTCAAAACCTAAATGACTCTACACTTGAGAAACAAGGCCTAGGGCTTGATCCTCAACCTTCGTTTTCACCGGATCCCAATGTTCAAAACCCTCCTCAGAATTTACCAGACGCTGTGGAAAGCGACGATGACGATGAGATAGCGTTGCAATTCATCTGCGAAGAGCTTCAGGGTCTAGTCTTGAACCAGGCTTATATTGAAGAGAGATCACAAGGAGAAAATCATGAAGAGAATGGAAGAGAAAAATCTGAAAATGAGTGCGGAGATAATTATTATGGAGGTGGTGACTATACTTGGAGTGAAAATGGAAACGAAAATGAGAACGACGTGGAAAATGAGAACAGTGATGTGGCGGGTTCGAAGCAATGGGGATTTAATGGGAATAGGAGGGGGTTGAATCACCCGTTGAGACCCGATGCTGCAGATTGTGCTTATTATATGAAAACAGGGACGTGTAAATACGGATTGAATTGCAAGTTTAATCACCCTTCCCAAAGACGAAATCAG CAGTGGGCGATGGAGAAGGGCAAGCAAAAGGACGACAGCGAGGAAAGAGCAGGGCAGATTGAATGCAAG TATTACCTGACAGAAGGTGGGTGCAAGTATGGAAATGCCTGTAAATATTATCATAGCAGGAGAAAGGGTGCGATCTCACCTGTTCTGAATATTAACTTTCTTGGCCTTCCAATTCGACCG GGAGAAAAGGATTGCCCCTACTATATGCGCACTGGCTCCTGCAAGTATGGATCCAATTGCAGGTTTCATCATCCTGATCCATCTACAGTGGCTGGAGGTGATCCTTCTTCTGGATACAACGGCGGATCTGCTCCAGTAAAAAGTGCCCCCTACCCGACAGGGTCTTCCTGGTCTTCGCCAAGAGCATTGAATGGGACAGCTTCTTTTGTACCAGTGGTATATCCAGCAAGTCAAGGCATTCCTCTAAGTCCACAATGGAATGGATATCTG GCCCCAGTCTATCCAACCTCAGGGAAGAGTCTACCTACACCTCCAGCATTTACAATGAAGGATCCAGCAATTAAGACAAACTTCTATACCCGAGCTCAACAGCCATGGCTTGTTGAAGAATACCCTGAACGGCCAAGTCAACCTGATTGCAGTTACTTTATTAAAACAGGAGACTGCAAATTTCACCATCCAAAGAATCAAACATCTAAGACAAACATGAGTGTTCTCAATGACAAGGGCCTGCCACTAAGACCA GATCAAGCTGTCTGTTCATTCTACAGCCGTTATGGGATTTGCAAGTTTGGACCTGCTTGTAAGTTTGACCATCCAGAACATTATGACAACTCAGCTTCCTCTATTGGGTCTGTCTTTGATCAGCGCAACTCTGCTACCTCATATGGCTCTAGTTGGCGAGGAAAGGAAACAGAAGTGGCTCTCTAA